From Streptomyces sp. CMB-StM0423, a single genomic window includes:
- a CDS encoding S1 family peptidase, which yields MKKPRTARSVWAALTAVATAAPLALAATPAAAVVGTPQGDNTYGFTSRLIIGDFHRGCSATLVDQEWLLTAASCFADDPATDIAVAPGKPKVKTVATIGRTNVSDTSAGQVRDVVELVPYAGRDVVLARLARPVFGVPPVAVSATAPSAGEELRVAGYGRTAADWAPDKLHTGAFTVDTIGTADLTISGQDGAAVCGGDTGGPAVRVVNGTAELVALSSRSYQVGCFGIETADGTPNSAVSARVDDLRSWIDGTVGRPRYTDFNCDGAEDVAIADPNVTVGGAANAGLVRIVFGGGKGTAEITQNLAGVPGGAEPNDQFGRALATYDQNEDGCTDLVVGIPYEDLGGAADAGMASLLYGAPGGLTTGQTSVNYEQGSGSGDIAASVSEAGDRMGAALAAGHTTTGEPYLVIGDPGEDVGSGSTAAVDAGGAYYLRGTVNEGFVQGADGVSGGPESGDDFGATLAATPQHIAIGVPGEGLGSNADAGGVQILEHTLSTAGIPRPIGVVNQDQDDVTGAGEAGDRFSDGLAGVPYRPAGSAAATDSIFFVGAPGEDVTVDGTARADAGGVFNIQVTGAGVISQHSTIWQGNAGVSGGPENGDRFGATFAAANTRPKELSSADNLALAVGAPGEDLDGVANAGAVQTFAPLWSPGDSDRWIQAGSAGLPGSLGANQQVGSNIQGTGRNLYVGMPYGPSPYGAMHALPWPNVRGWPDTSSVTSHEPGKNGLPAVGTRFGWAMQ from the coding sequence ATGAAAAAACCACGTACGGCCCGAAGCGTGTGGGCCGCCCTCACCGCGGTCGCCACAGCGGCTCCGCTCGCACTGGCCGCGACACCGGCCGCGGCCGTGGTCGGCACCCCGCAGGGCGACAACACCTACGGTTTCACCAGCAGGCTCATCATCGGAGACTTCCATCGCGGGTGCTCCGCCACCTTGGTCGACCAGGAGTGGCTGCTCACCGCGGCCAGTTGCTTCGCCGATGACCCGGCCACGGACATCGCCGTCGCACCGGGCAAGCCGAAGGTCAAGACCGTGGCCACCATCGGCCGCACCAACGTGTCCGATACGTCCGCCGGCCAGGTCCGCGACGTTGTCGAGCTGGTGCCCTATGCCGGCCGCGATGTGGTGCTGGCCCGGCTGGCCCGACCAGTGTTCGGCGTACCTCCGGTGGCCGTCAGCGCCACCGCACCCTCCGCGGGTGAGGAGCTCCGGGTGGCCGGCTACGGCCGCACCGCAGCGGACTGGGCCCCGGACAAGCTGCACACGGGCGCCTTCACCGTTGACACCATCGGCACCGCCGATCTCACCATCTCCGGCCAGGACGGCGCCGCTGTCTGCGGCGGCGACACCGGCGGTCCCGCCGTCCGCGTGGTGAACGGCACCGCCGAGCTCGTCGCGCTGAGCTCCCGCTCGTACCAGGTCGGCTGCTTCGGCATCGAAACCGCTGACGGCACCCCGAACAGTGCCGTCAGCGCCCGCGTCGACGATCTGCGCTCCTGGATCGACGGCACTGTCGGGCGCCCGCGGTACACCGACTTCAACTGCGACGGCGCCGAGGACGTCGCGATCGCCGACCCCAACGTCACGGTGGGGGGCGCCGCCAACGCCGGCCTCGTGCGCATCGTCTTCGGCGGCGGCAAGGGCACCGCCGAGATCACGCAGAACCTTGCCGGCGTCCCGGGCGGAGCCGAGCCGAACGACCAGTTCGGCCGCGCACTGGCCACCTACGACCAGAACGAGGACGGCTGCACCGACCTCGTCGTCGGTATTCCGTACGAGGACCTCGGCGGCGCCGCGGACGCCGGCATGGCCAGTCTCCTCTACGGCGCCCCGGGCGGCCTGACCACCGGACAGACCTCGGTCAACTATGAACAAGGCTCTGGCTCCGGCGACATCGCCGCCTCTGTGTCCGAGGCCGGTGACCGCATGGGCGCCGCGCTGGCCGCCGGGCACACCACCACGGGCGAGCCCTACCTGGTCATCGGGGATCCCGGTGAGGACGTCGGCTCCGGGAGCACGGCCGCCGTCGACGCCGGCGGGGCCTACTATCTGCGCGGCACCGTCAACGAAGGGTTTGTCCAGGGTGCGGACGGGGTGTCCGGGGGGCCGGAGAGCGGCGATGACTTCGGCGCCACCCTCGCGGCCACGCCGCAGCACATCGCCATCGGCGTACCCGGTGAGGGCCTTGGCAGCAACGCCGACGCGGGCGGGGTGCAGATCCTTGAGCACACGCTGTCCACAGCCGGCATCCCCAGACCGATCGGAGTGGTGAACCAGGACCAGGACGACGTCACCGGCGCCGGCGAGGCCGGCGACCGGTTCTCCGACGGCCTGGCCGGCGTCCCCTACCGACCGGCCGGCTCCGCCGCGGCCACCGACTCGATTTTCTTCGTGGGTGCCCCGGGTGAGGACGTCACAGTCGACGGCACCGCCCGCGCCGACGCCGGCGGTGTCTTCAACATCCAGGTGACCGGGGCCGGCGTCATCAGCCAGCACAGCACGATCTGGCAGGGCAACGCGGGCGTCTCCGGCGGGCCGGAGAACGGGGACCGCTTCGGCGCGACGTTCGCCGCGGCGAACACCAGGCCGAAGGAACTGAGCTCCGCCGACAACCTCGCGCTGGCCGTCGGCGCTCCCGGAGAAGACCTCGATGGGGTCGCGAACGCCGGCGCCGTCCAGACCTTCGCCCCCCTGTGGTCGCCGGGCGACTCCGACCGCTGGATCCAGGCGGGCTCCGCCGGGCTGCCCGGCAGCCTGGGCGCCAACCAGCAGGTGGGCAGCAACATCCAGGGCACCGGCCGGAACCTGTACGTCGGCATGCCCTACGGCCCCTCCCCTTACGGCGCCATGCACGCGCTGCCGTGGCCGAACGTACGCGGCTGGCCCGACACCTCCTCGGTGACCAGCCACGAACCCGGCAAGAACGGCCTGCCGGCCGTGGGCACGCGGTTCGGCTGGGCCATGCAGTGA
- a CDS encoding transposase: MFSTATQLVTTGRRRYLRLAKHWPDVITDALDRLHALPNPG; this comes from the coding sequence TTGTTCTCCACCGCCACCCAGCTCGTCACCACCGGCCGCCGCCGCTACCTCCGCCTCGCCAAGCACTGGCCCGACGTGATCACCGACGCTCTGGACCGGCTCCACGCCCTCCCGAACCCAGGCTGA
- a CDS encoding transposase, with product MQHWATAPPSSTNYSPHKTPSTPPVSHRSWNPNRGAGQDVTRSCIRPEFHDRLCSRVRESQGREREPTAAIVDSQSVKAAASVPARSRGFDGAKNINGRKRHLIVDCLGLLLMVLVTPADVTDRDAACGMLPRLLARHRKIRLVWADGGYTGRLVDWARNKLRLTLEIVKRSDNTRGFVVLPRRWCVERTLAWLMRSRRLTRDYETRPATSEAVVHWSMAILMGRRLARRRT from the coding sequence ATTCAGCACTGGGCTACCGCACCCCCGTCGAGTACGAACTACTCTCCCCACAAGACACCATCCACGCCGCCAGTTAGCCACCGCAGCTGGAACCCAAACCGTGGGGCAGGTCAAGATGTCACCCGATCGTGCATCAGACCCGAGTTCCACGACCGGCTGTGCAGCCGGGTTCGCGAAAGCCAGGGGCGGGAGAGGGAACCAACGGCCGCGATCGTCGACTCGCAGTCGGTCAAGGCAGCCGCATCCGTCCCGGCACGGTCACGGGGCTTCGACGGGGCCAAGAACATCAACGGCCGCAAGCGGCACCTGATCGTGGACTGCCTTGGTCTGCTGCTGATGGTGCTGGTCACCCCGGCCGACGTCACTGACCGGGACGCCGCCTGCGGCATGCTGCCCCGCCTGCTGGCCCGTCACCGCAAGATCCGGCTCGTGTGGGCCGACGGCGGCTACACAGGCCGCCTCGTTGACTGGGCCAGGAACAAACTCCGCCTCACCCTGGAGATCGTCAAACGCAGCGACAATACCCGTGGCTTCGTCGTACTGCCCCGACGCTGGTGCGTCGAGCGCACCCTGGCCTGGCTGATGCGCTCCCGCCGCCTGACCCGCGACTACGAGACCCGCCCCGCCACCAGCGAAGCCGTGGTGCACTGGTCGATGGCCATACTCATGGGACGCCGCCTCGCCCGCCGCCGCACCTGA
- a CDS encoding ATP-binding protein — protein sequence MTTWQGWHRFATTDPVVPPRPGDPPRSAEERLAYHSSFVTIRTPAIHALATQVRTLMILGRHQQTTARPSLIVTGRAAAGKTTALLNVGRICHLAHTRKNPPPPGSAHAAVPVAYVLVPPGATAKTLITEFARYLGIPTTARMTQTQITEAVCHTYTQAGVQLVLIDEIHRLNPRTTTGAQTADLIKDLSERLPATFVYAGINVTDTPLFTGTRGAQLAGRATLVDCGPLPARHGTRHPFRDVITDIENHLDLQQHKPGTLPRHTPYLHQRTAGRIGSLTRLIRQAAITAIHDGTERITKTTLDTIRLDHLAETHHRPRRSR from the coding sequence CTGACCACCTGGCAGGGCTGGCACCGCTTCGCGACCACCGACCCCGTCGTCCCGCCCCGGCCCGGCGACCCGCCCCGTAGTGCGGAGGAACGCCTGGCCTACCACTCCAGCTTCGTCACCATCCGCACCCCCGCCATCCACGCCCTGGCCACTCAGGTCCGCACCCTAATGATCCTCGGACGCCACCAGCAGACCACCGCCCGGCCCTCCCTCATCGTCACCGGACGCGCCGCAGCAGGAAAAACCACCGCCCTCCTGAACGTCGGGCGTATCTGCCACCTCGCCCACACCCGCAAGAACCCGCCGCCACCGGGATCAGCGCATGCCGCGGTACCGGTCGCGTATGTTCTGGTCCCGCCCGGCGCGACCGCGAAGACCCTCATCACCGAGTTCGCCCGCTACCTCGGTATCCCCACAACCGCGCGCATGACCCAGACCCAGATCACCGAAGCCGTCTGCCACACCTACACCCAGGCCGGCGTCCAACTCGTCCTCATCGACGAGATCCACCGCCTCAACCCCCGCACCACCACCGGCGCCCAAACCGCCGACCTCATCAAGGACCTCAGCGAACGCCTTCCCGCCACGTTCGTCTACGCCGGCATCAACGTCACCGACACACCCCTGTTCACCGGGACGCGGGGCGCCCAACTCGCCGGACGCGCCACCCTCGTCGACTGCGGCCCCCTACCCGCCCGCCACGGCACCCGCCACCCGTTCCGCGACGTCATCACCGACATCGAAAACCATCTCGACCTCCAGCAGCACAAACCCGGCACCCTCCCCCGCCACACCCCCTACCTCCACCAGCGCACCGCCGGCCGCATCGGATCCCTCACCCGCCTCATCCGCCAAGCCGCGATCACCGCCATCCACGACGGCACCGAACGCATCACCAAAACCACCCTCGACACCATCCGCCTCGACCACCTCGCCGAAACCCACCACCGCCCCCGCCGAAGCCGATAG
- a CDS encoding DEAD/DEAH box helicase yields the protein MHTGPSTLRPHQVEATDAAVRALEPKPGKSFPPDGLRATVVSACGTGKTITAAHAAMRIAPYGRVLVLVPTLDLLSQTVAAWQAEGRDGMAVAVCSLTDDPVLWNAGVQVTTSPPQLALWLAGKSHVTVFGTYSSLPVLIEAHEGTYGQQLDRWDLVVVDEAHRTSGSMGKAWADVHNQALLPADRRLYLTATPRIWEARPPTEVREGLREALPEEMAASMTDESIFGPTVYELPLAEAVRRELLAQFQIAVVELRDPELDEGQLLGEEKRTEMVRGKRMAALQTAVLEAAAEHGLRTMITFHHRTMEAEAFAAGLPAVAAKLHAKVPERHPDRRLVWADWLCGEHEPENRRSVLRQFGEGVNSQGRPVSRAFLSNCRVLSEGVDVPAVDSIAIIDPKGSVVDIVQAIGRALRQKPRQGKIATIIVPVFLERDEEPEDMYSSGSFGPLVKVMSALRAHDSKMVEMLAVPQDHTSPVEPSTSIGTAPAEGEEEQRLLLRFSSRRSPEAIRRFVDMQVINPVRASWANGYAAAVRFLGEFGHLRVPLTYRDPRTQHPVGRWISDQRTEYAAGRMDDGEGGDRRRRLDEIGMVWSAPDLAWEENLAAAREYYAEHGTLCAPQGAAAAGKPVGQWLTNLRRPGGLGKDPIKAAQRAADLAAIDPEWNPRELGWTVDWQRNYVKVKTCLDDGASLEELAPGVRVGGEDVGRWLKRQQEGWDALNAEQQHRLAELGVAAAVRPADGRTAPPPGGARAAAFERGLAAARQYREREGTLDAVSRKHTEVVVDPVTGEEASVRLGVWLTNVKSRRGTLTPERAEALNELGLRWT from the coding sequence ATGCACACGGGACCGAGCACTCTCCGCCCGCATCAAGTGGAAGCAACGGACGCCGCGGTAAGGGCGTTAGAGCCGAAGCCCGGGAAGTCCTTCCCGCCGGACGGGCTGCGGGCGACGGTAGTGTCCGCGTGCGGCACCGGTAAGACGATCACGGCGGCGCATGCCGCGATGCGCATCGCTCCGTACGGCCGCGTCCTGGTCCTCGTGCCCACACTGGATCTGCTGTCGCAGACCGTGGCGGCCTGGCAGGCCGAAGGGCGGGACGGCATGGCGGTGGCAGTGTGCTCGCTCACCGACGACCCCGTGCTGTGGAACGCCGGCGTGCAGGTGACCACCAGCCCGCCCCAGTTGGCCCTCTGGCTGGCCGGGAAGAGCCACGTGACCGTCTTCGGGACCTACTCCAGCCTCCCCGTCCTCATCGAGGCCCACGAAGGCACCTACGGCCAGCAGCTCGATCGCTGGGACCTGGTCGTCGTCGACGAAGCCCACCGCACCTCCGGATCCATGGGCAAGGCATGGGCCGACGTCCACAACCAGGCGCTGCTTCCGGCGGACCGCCGGCTGTACCTGACGGCTACGCCGCGGATCTGGGAGGCACGGCCGCCGACGGAGGTCCGCGAGGGGCTGCGGGAGGCGCTGCCGGAGGAGATGGCCGCGTCCATGACGGATGAGAGCATCTTCGGCCCGACCGTGTATGAGCTCCCATTGGCCGAGGCGGTCCGCCGTGAATTGCTTGCGCAGTTCCAGATCGCGGTGGTCGAGCTGCGTGATCCGGAATTGGATGAGGGGCAGCTTCTCGGGGAGGAAAAACGTACCGAGATGGTCCGTGGGAAGCGGATGGCTGCGCTACAGACGGCGGTGCTGGAGGCGGCCGCCGAGCACGGTCTGCGGACCATGATCACGTTTCATCATCGCACTATGGAGGCGGAGGCGTTCGCGGCCGGCCTGCCCGCGGTGGCGGCCAAGCTGCACGCCAAGGTTCCCGAGCGGCACCCGGACCGCAGGCTTGTCTGGGCGGACTGGCTGTGCGGGGAACACGAGCCCGAAAACCGCCGCTCCGTACTCCGGCAGTTCGGTGAAGGAGTAAACTCACAGGGGCGTCCAGTAAGCCGCGCCTTTCTTTCGAATTGCCGTGTCCTGTCGGAAGGCGTGGACGTTCCGGCGGTCGACAGTATTGCCATTATTGATCCGAAGGGTTCGGTCGTGGACATTGTCCAGGCGATCGGCCGGGCGCTGCGGCAGAAACCTCGTCAGGGGAAGATTGCGACCATCATCGTCCCGGTGTTCTTGGAAAGGGACGAGGAACCCGAGGACATGTATTCCTCGGGGAGCTTTGGGCCGCTTGTGAAAGTGATGTCCGCTCTGCGGGCGCACGATTCCAAGATGGTCGAGATGCTGGCGGTGCCGCAGGATCACACGTCGCCGGTGGAGCCGTCCACGTCGATCGGGACGGCGCCCGCGGAGGGTGAAGAGGAGCAGCGGTTGCTGCTTCGGTTCTCCAGCCGGCGGAGTCCGGAGGCGATCCGGCGGTTCGTGGACATGCAGGTGATCAACCCCGTGCGCGCCTCCTGGGCGAATGGGTACGCCGCCGCGGTCCGCTTCCTCGGCGAGTTCGGGCACCTGAGGGTGCCGCTGACGTACCGCGACCCGCGTACGCAGCATCCGGTGGGGCGCTGGATCTCGGACCAACGCACGGAGTACGCGGCCGGGCGGATGGACGACGGCGAAGGCGGGGACCGCCGCCGGCGCCTCGATGAGATCGGCATGGTGTGGTCGGCGCCCGACCTGGCGTGGGAGGAGAACCTCGCCGCCGCGCGGGAGTACTACGCCGAACACGGCACGCTGTGCGCTCCCCAAGGCGCCGCGGCGGCAGGGAAGCCGGTCGGGCAGTGGCTCACCAACCTGCGCCGCCCGGGCGGGCTCGGGAAGGACCCGATCAAGGCGGCGCAGCGGGCCGCGGACCTGGCCGCGATCGACCCCGAGTGGAACCCCCGCGAACTCGGGTGGACCGTCGACTGGCAGCGCAACTACGTCAAGGTCAAGACCTGCCTGGACGACGGGGCTTCCCTCGAAGAGCTGGCGCCGGGCGTACGGGTCGGGGGCGAGGACGTCGGGCGGTGGCTGAAGCGCCAGCAGGAGGGCTGGGACGCCCTCAACGCCGAGCAACAGCACCGGCTCGCGGAGTTGGGTGTCGCGGCCGCCGTGAGGCCCGCAGACGGGCGTACAGCCCCTCCCCCGGGCGGCGCTCGCGCTGCGGCCTTCGAACGCGGCCTGGCCGCCGCGCGGCAGTACCGCGAACGCGAAGGCACCCTCGACGCCGTGAGCCGCAAACACACCGAGGTCGTGGTCGATCCGGTGACCGGAGAAGAGGCAAGCGTCCGGCTGGGGGTATGGCTCACCAACGTCAAGAGCCGCCGCGGGACGCTGACGCCGGAGCGCGCCGAAGCGCTGAACGAACTCGGACTCCGGTGGACGTAG
- a CDS encoding transposase translates to MGTARRESGPRPILCSVTESGDSTKAVVVSLMHQGVLRNAIADVSCFRTELYACLTTRRGALLCTDGPGRTLVDLALAPEQRRGHGALYGGLNQGRIDVARLRRALASVPLPRATDGRMLGTSSMAPTTAAQGKPHRSRSPVGIGGPTVSVSETNGPFAHWDGKPSAAAPADDGLRHAV, encoded by the coding sequence ATGGGAACGGCCAGACGCGAGAGCGGCCCTCGCCCGATCCTTTGCTCCGTCACAGAGTCAGGGGACAGCACGAAGGCGGTGGTCGTGAGTCTGATGCATCAGGGTGTCCTGCGGAATGCAATCGCGGACGTGTCATGCTTCCGGACGGAGTTGTACGCGTGTCTGACCACTCGGCGCGGCGCGCTGCTGTGCACGGACGGGCCGGGGCGGACGCTGGTCGACCTGGCGCTCGCGCCGGAACAGCGCCGCGGGCACGGGGCTCTCTACGGCGGCCTGAATCAGGGACGGATTGATGTGGCCCGGCTGCGTCGCGCGCTGGCCTCGGTTCCGTTGCCGAGGGCGACGGACGGTCGGATGCTGGGCACCAGCTCAATGGCTCCAACCACGGCTGCACAGGGGAAACCGCATCGATCACGATCACCAGTCGGGATCGGCGGACCGACAGTCTCCGTCTCAGAAACGAACGGTCCATTCGCGCACTGGGATGGGAAGCCGTCGGCGGCGGCGCCAGCGGACGACGGCCTGCGTCACGCAGTCTGA
- a CDS encoding DUF6193 family natural product biosynthesis protein encodes MNRDAARDSVVEAGWQAVRDDGRVRVELLDVAYAEPCLRQLFPWTGMGELHFSRCTEPRWTWDIPYIQPAAEGAYRVSGPLRSQTVGPAATAQEAIATVVQRLPACCGPAFLGTPEELAAHEATTNRHQTGEG; translated from the coding sequence GTGAACAGGGATGCAGCACGCGATTCCGTCGTTGAAGCAGGCTGGCAGGCAGTAAGAGACGACGGGCGAGTACGGGTAGAACTGTTGGACGTGGCCTACGCCGAGCCCTGCCTGCGGCAACTGTTCCCCTGGACCGGGATGGGAGAACTTCACTTCAGCCGTTGCACCGAGCCGCGGTGGACCTGGGACATCCCCTACATTCAGCCCGCCGCTGAGGGCGCCTACCGGGTCTCCGGCCCTCTTCGAAGCCAGACGGTTGGCCCGGCAGCTACAGCACAAGAGGCCATCGCCACGGTGGTCCAGCGTCTTCCGGCGTGCTGCGGTCCTGCCTTCCTGGGCACCCCGGAAGAACTCGCGGCTCACGAAGCCACAACAAATAGGCACCAGACGGGCGAAGGTTAA
- a CDS encoding Mu transposase C-terminal domain-containing protein, with the protein MSARRNARPAVKVGAQVRFRGVKWQVAALSGQTVHLVGPDGGGEAVLAGYLFADPGFSIIGADVPQAAPQWGLFETAPAAAREKALAWQRHVREVECGLADGPGSGGVVRPQYDPEQHTLAEREQAKAEELTVLGFGRVSRTTVQRMRLAYRKQGLWGLLDHRTTRASSPTGRSDERVVDAVREALRRRRGRSTGTINGLFPLINQILKDRHGPGAVPVPSQATLYRLVTSLARPGELPSGPVRQVPASVEGRAFTPAMALRPGEQVQIDTTRLDVLALFDDGRLARPELTIAVDVATRAILAAVLCPSATKAVDAALLLAEMAVPHPARPTWPDILRMDHARTLPHERLATVDERLAGAAARPVVLPEMIVVDRGKIFVSRAFTAACESLGISVQPAPPRAPTAKGIVERTFGSINALFCQHLPGYTGSDVTRRGPDTEKDACYSVAQLQDLLDEWLVHYHHRPHEGLRHPMMPRKALTPNEMWAALVAVAGYVPVPLTGRDYLELLPVRWQAITPAGITIHHRTYDADLLAPHRGQASPVAGRGGKWEIHYNPHDVRQVWVRLPDGELTEIPWIHRDHVHRPFDERTWQHIRAQAVDGNHGDAEQYEAGLADALDQLMRRVHSGHATTAEQALMARTARLPLPEARDGDHGTEAPAGSPAQQGDEGNDDSIDDLPDDDVSPAPATGFGLYNAHEEAATW; encoded by the coding sequence GTGAGCGCGCGGCGCAACGCGCGGCCGGCGGTGAAGGTCGGGGCGCAGGTCCGGTTCCGCGGTGTGAAGTGGCAGGTGGCCGCCCTGTCCGGGCAGACCGTTCACCTCGTCGGCCCGGACGGCGGCGGTGAGGCGGTGCTCGCCGGGTACCTGTTCGCCGATCCCGGCTTCAGCATCATCGGGGCCGACGTGCCGCAGGCGGCCCCGCAGTGGGGGCTGTTCGAGACCGCGCCCGCCGCGGCGCGCGAGAAGGCCCTGGCCTGGCAGCGGCATGTACGGGAAGTCGAATGCGGCCTTGCCGACGGGCCCGGCAGCGGTGGAGTGGTGCGGCCGCAGTACGACCCCGAGCAGCACACGCTGGCCGAGCGGGAGCAGGCCAAGGCCGAGGAGCTGACCGTCCTGGGGTTCGGGCGGGTGTCGCGTACGACGGTGCAGCGCATGCGCCTGGCCTACCGCAAGCAGGGACTGTGGGGGCTCTTGGACCACCGGACCACCCGCGCCTCCAGCCCCACCGGACGTTCCGACGAACGGGTCGTCGACGCCGTCCGTGAGGCGCTGCGCCGCCGGCGCGGGCGTTCCACGGGCACCATCAACGGCCTGTTCCCTCTGATCAACCAGATCCTCAAGGACCGGCACGGCCCCGGTGCGGTGCCCGTGCCGTCCCAGGCCACGCTGTACCGGCTCGTCACCTCCCTCGCCCGCCCCGGTGAACTGCCCAGTGGTCCGGTGCGGCAGGTGCCCGCGAGTGTCGAGGGGCGGGCTTTCACCCCCGCCATGGCGCTGCGGCCGGGCGAGCAGGTCCAGATCGACACCACCCGCCTGGATGTCCTGGCCCTCTTCGACGACGGGCGCCTGGCCCGGCCCGAGCTGACTATCGCCGTCGACGTCGCCACCCGCGCCATCCTCGCCGCCGTGCTGTGCCCCAGCGCGACCAAAGCCGTGGATGCGGCCCTGCTGCTCGCGGAGATGGCCGTCCCCCACCCCGCCCGCCCGACCTGGCCGGACATCCTGCGCATGGACCACGCCCGCACACTTCCCCACGAGCGTCTGGCCACTGTGGACGAGCGTCTGGCCGGTGCGGCGGCCCGGCCGGTCGTGTTGCCCGAGATGATCGTCGTCGACCGGGGCAAAATCTTCGTCTCCCGGGCGTTCACCGCCGCCTGCGAGAGCCTCGGCATCAGCGTCCAGCCCGCCCCGCCCCGCGCCCCCACCGCGAAGGGCATCGTCGAGCGCACCTTCGGCTCCATCAACGCCCTGTTCTGCCAGCACCTGCCCGGCTACACCGGATCCGACGTCACCCGCCGCGGCCCCGACACCGAGAAAGACGCCTGCTACAGCGTCGCCCAGCTCCAGGACCTCCTCGATGAGTGGCTGGTGCACTACCACCACCGGCCCCACGAAGGGCTGCGCCACCCGATGATGCCCAGGAAGGCACTCACGCCGAACGAGATGTGGGCCGCGCTCGTCGCCGTCGCCGGATACGTACCCGTCCCGTTGACCGGGCGCGACTACCTCGAACTGCTGCCCGTGCGCTGGCAGGCCATCACCCCCGCCGGCATCACCATCCACCACCGCACCTACGACGCGGATCTCCTCGCCCCGCACCGCGGCCAGGCCTCCCCCGTCGCCGGCCGCGGCGGGAAATGGGAGATCCACTACAACCCGCACGACGTGCGCCAGGTCTGGGTCCGGCTTCCCGACGGTGAACTCACCGAGATTCCGTGGATCCACCGCGACCACGTCCACCGGCCCTTCGACGAACGCACCTGGCAGCACATCCGCGCCCAGGCCGTTGACGGCAACCACGGTGATGCCGAGCAGTACGAAGCCGGCCTCGCCGATGCCCTCGACCAGCTCATGCGCCGCGTCCACAGCGGCCACGCCACCACAGCGGAGCAGGCACTCATGGCCCGCACCGCTCGCCTCCCGCTCCCCGAAGCCCGCGATGGGGACCACGGCACCGAAGCACCCGCTGGCAGCCCGGCGCAGCAAGGCGACGAAGGCAACGACGACAGCATCGACGACCTGCCCGACGACGACGTCAGCCCCGCCCCGGCCACCGGATTCGGGCTCTACAACGCGCACGAGGAAGCCGCCACATGGTGA